A portion of the Echeneis naucrates chromosome 5, fEcheNa1.1, whole genome shotgun sequence genome contains these proteins:
- the mafbb gene encoding v-maf avian musculoaponeurotic fibrosarcoma oncogene homolog Bb translates to MTAEAHSHLGLQKNPMDFVSDFDLMKFGVKKEAMQGMDRSFIGPCSQLQRPDSVSSTPASTPCNSVPSSPNLNPNEQRHNPGGDPFWIPNNGGYPQQMYPQGFGLTPEDAVEALIGATAHQGHPSAPHGHHPPPFQAEYEGYGHLNEPVQNYPGLPGHPDMQGLPSGHCQDPYLKDDMGSSAPQSPEAQQVLGAHHHLQQQHSRHDRRSNADVHFSDDQLVSMSVRELNRLLRGLSKDEVMRLKQKRRTLKNRGYAQSCRYKRVQQKHILEHEKTSLVSQVEQLKHELNRLIRERDAYKLKCEKLSGANCYHETGSTSDNPSSPEYLM, encoded by the coding sequence ATGACAGCCGAGGCGCATTCACATTTGGGACTGCAGAAAAACCCCATGGATTTCGTCAGCGACTTTGACTTGATGAAGTTCGGCGTGAAGAAGGAGGCAATGCAGGGGATGGACCGGTCCTTCATCGGGCCGTGCAGCCAGCTCCAAAGACCAGACTCGGTCTCCTCTACGCCTGCCAGCACACCTTGCAACTCGGTACCTTCATCCCCAAACCTCAATCCCAACGAGCAGAGACATAACCCCGGGGGCGACCCATTCTGGATACCCAACAACGGGGGTTACCCTCAGCAAATGTACCCCCAAGGTTTCGGCCTGACACCCGAGGACGCGGTGGAGGCCCTGATCGGCGCCACGGCGCATCAGGGACACCCCTCTGCGCCCCACGGTCACCATCCGCCGCCTTTCCAGGCTGAATACGAAGGCTACGGCCACCTGAACGAGCCCGTGCAGAACTACCCGGGACTGCCGGGTCACCCAGACATGCAAGGCCTGCCCAGCGGTCACTGCCAAGACCCCTATCTCAAAGACGACATGGGGAGCTCGGCCCCCCAGTCTCCGGAGGCCCAGCAGGTCCTCGGCGCGCACCAtcatctccagcagcagcacagtcgCCACGACAGACGCTCCAACGCGGACGTCCACTTCTCAGACGACCAGCTGGTGTCCATGTCCGTCAGGGAGCTCAACCGGCTGCTCCGAGGCCTCAGCAAGGACGAAGTGATGCGCCTGAAGCAGAAGCGCCGGACCCTGAAAAACAGAGGTTACGCACAGTCCTGCCGCTACAAGCGCGTCCAGCAGAAGCACATCCTGGAGCACGAAAAGACGAGTCTGGTGTCACAGGTGGAGCAGCTCAAACACGAACTCAACAGACTGATCCGGGAGAGGGACGCGTACAAACTTAAATGTGAGAAACTGTCCGGTGCTAACTGCTATCACGAAACCGGGTCCACTAGTGACAACCCTTCCTCACCTGAGTATTTAATGTGA
- the LOC115043267 gene encoding DEP domain-containing mTOR-interacting protein isoform X2, protein MARQRKAEIMIAGEQLRLRLHGGKLIKDRRYHLRTYPNCFVAQELVDWLLSHKVAADRAMAVCLMQHLMDHDIIHHVCDKRPVFKDAKLLYRFRKDDGTFPFNTEVKIFMRGQRLYEHLIGDKNSILQLREEHGVAYQRSFPGYQLIDWLLRNGEAESRRQGVELCSALQEHGIIQHVSKKHDFFDSGLLYQFCINFRRRRCLSELLNEKEQDDDEGVAALTQEDHHTDSPFVEHRSLPQEGNSAFQSVASSKDLKQVTSGRRGSLNSLELDSAGYAPLAHVSQISVVRCNPKSVLKRNFTCEELLAPGAPFIKKVLTPSSPIRLPSFCRRHFGLRVVSLEIGNVS, encoded by the exons ATGGCTCGACAGCGGAAGGCAGAAATCATGATTGCTGGAGAACAACTCAG GTTGAGACTTCATGGTGGGAAACTGATTAAAGACAGACGCTACCACTTGCGCACGTATCCCAACTGTTTCGTAGCTCAGGAGTTAGTAGACTGGCTCTTGAGCCACAAGGTAGCTGCAGATCGGGCAATGGCTGTCTGTCTCATGCAGCACCTCATGGATCATGACATCATTCATCATG TCTGTGATAAGAGGCCAGTATTCAAGGATGCCAAACTACTGTACCGCTTTCGCAAGGATGATGGCACATTTCCCTTCAATACAGAAGTGAAGATCTTTATGAGAGGACAACGGCTGTATGAACA TCTCATTGGGGACAAGAACTCCATTCTGCAGTTGAGAGAGGAGCATGGTGTTGCATATCAGCGGTCTTTTCCGGGCTATCAGTTAATTGACTGGCTCCTTCGGAATGGGGAGGCAGAGAGCCGACGTCAAGGAGTGGAACTGTGCAGTGCATTGCAGGAGCATGGCATCATTCAGCACG TGTCAAAGAAGCATGATTTCTTTGACAGTGGACTGCTGTATCAGTTTTGCATCAATTTTCGCCGCCGACGCTGCCTGTCTGAACTGTTAAACGAAAAGGAgcaagatgatgatgaaggtgtgGCAGCATTGACACAAGAAGACCACCATACTGACAGTCCATTTGTTGAGCACAGAAGCCTCCCCCAGGAGGGCAACAGTGCTTTCCAGTCtg TAGCTTCAAGTAAAGACCTAAAACAGGTTACAAGTGGGCGTCGGGGCAGTTTGAATTCCCTTGAGCTTGACTCTGCTGGATATGCACCTCTTGCCCACGTGTCGCAAATCTCAGTGGTGAGATGCAACCCTAAATCAG tCCTTAAAAGAAATTTTACATGTGAAGAGTTATTGGCACCTGGTGCACCCTTCATCAAGAAAGTGTTGACA CCCAGCTCCCCGATACGACTTCCGTCTTTTTGTCGTCGCCATTTTGGATTGAGAGTTGTCTCACTGGAAATAGGTAACGTTAGCTAG
- the LOC115043267 gene encoding DEP domain-containing mTOR-interacting protein isoform X1 yields MARQRKAEIMIAGEQLRLRLHGGKLIKDRRYHLRTYPNCFVAQELVDWLLSHKVAADRAMAVCLMQHLMDHDIIHHVCDKRPVFKDAKLLYRFRKDDGTFPFNTEVKIFMRGQRLYEHLIGDKNSILQLREEHGVAYQRSFPGYQLIDWLLRNGEAESRRQGVELCSALQEHGIIQHVSKKHDFFDSGLLYQFCINFRRRRCLSELLNEKEQDDDEGVAALTQEDHHTDSPFVEHRSLPQEGNSAFQSVASSKDLKQVTSGRRGSLNSLELDSAGYAPLAHVSQISVVRCNPKSVLKRNFTCEELLAPGAPFIKKVLTVIGDALGWGFVVRGMAPCYMQAVDPGSPAAAAGVKVRQFVCQVNGQCVLYLDYRTITRLVMTGTRTVVLEVMEPLE; encoded by the exons ATGGCTCGACAGCGGAAGGCAGAAATCATGATTGCTGGAGAACAACTCAG GTTGAGACTTCATGGTGGGAAACTGATTAAAGACAGACGCTACCACTTGCGCACGTATCCCAACTGTTTCGTAGCTCAGGAGTTAGTAGACTGGCTCTTGAGCCACAAGGTAGCTGCAGATCGGGCAATGGCTGTCTGTCTCATGCAGCACCTCATGGATCATGACATCATTCATCATG TCTGTGATAAGAGGCCAGTATTCAAGGATGCCAAACTACTGTACCGCTTTCGCAAGGATGATGGCACATTTCCCTTCAATACAGAAGTGAAGATCTTTATGAGAGGACAACGGCTGTATGAACA TCTCATTGGGGACAAGAACTCCATTCTGCAGTTGAGAGAGGAGCATGGTGTTGCATATCAGCGGTCTTTTCCGGGCTATCAGTTAATTGACTGGCTCCTTCGGAATGGGGAGGCAGAGAGCCGACGTCAAGGAGTGGAACTGTGCAGTGCATTGCAGGAGCATGGCATCATTCAGCACG TGTCAAAGAAGCATGATTTCTTTGACAGTGGACTGCTGTATCAGTTTTGCATCAATTTTCGCCGCCGACGCTGCCTGTCTGAACTGTTAAACGAAAAGGAgcaagatgatgatgaaggtgtgGCAGCATTGACACAAGAAGACCACCATACTGACAGTCCATTTGTTGAGCACAGAAGCCTCCCCCAGGAGGGCAACAGTGCTTTCCAGTCtg TAGCTTCAAGTAAAGACCTAAAACAGGTTACAAGTGGGCGTCGGGGCAGTTTGAATTCCCTTGAGCTTGACTCTGCTGGATATGCACCTCTTGCCCACGTGTCGCAAATCTCAGTGGTGAGATGCAACCCTAAATCAG tCCTTAAAAGAAATTTTACATGTGAAGAGTTATTGGCACCTGGTGCACCCTTCATCAAGAAAGTGTTGACA GTGATAGGAGATGCCCTGGGATGGGGTTTTGTGGTCAGAGGTATGGCTCCCTGTTATATGCAGGCTGTTGACCCTGGAagccctgcagcagctgctggagtcAAG GTGCGACAGTTTGTGTGCCAGGTGAATGGACAGTGTGTTCTCTACCTGGACTACAGGACCATCACCAGACTGGTGATGACAGGAACTCGCACTGTTGTACTGGAGGTGATGGAACCGCTGGAGTGA
- the adnpa gene encoding activity-dependent neuroprotective protein a, giving the protein MYQLPVNNLTRIRRARKQVKKALGDIGLEFCKEAAEEFKDFCPDEQFVKGTLCLDICGWDPAYSKTQEYRSKPFCCTECPFSSKYYSGYKNHFRNVHRKIFDSKILLNCPYCTFSASKRTLETHVKIFHIPKSTRHNHGGSQGTVLQKKDKKFIDRARQVDGVERAMYFCKKCTFRDTLYNVVRRHIYREHFQHIVSPYLGMVSESSVKNGANTVNGNNILCKRCQFSTRSYEALVQHVIEYHERIGAQVTTMIGHANIIVSRPQTLPVVCPKAPVILGRGLRVEPAAQPVIGYLKPAVPVARNQSPIVAKQGRVPVAANSTVAENNATGVNTAQTQKWKICTVCNELFPENLYSAHFESAHKAKKVWALAKYIMKIHNFTSKCLLCNRYLPSDTLLNHMLIHGLTCPQCHSAFHSVEKIMEHVAQAHPDDFVGPPGASPLTFDLTIKQDKSSNVQLVVLTFNMKESINGQDQSTPAPNSTQPLAKLPAPRIIEKSEPLISFPSTPKSEVGKTLCPLCFTILKGPISEALAMHLRERHQVLQTMHPVEKKMTYKCIHCLGVYTSNMVASTITLHLVQCRAVGRSQASQGFKSALTLNSSGAGFLKRQPPTPALSNAKRIKLGKDSKTSTPTAGNPGDSDGLALDPRSYEHKTYEARKEFLTAYFNRRPYLSPQEEEKLSASLWLWKSDISSHFENKRRMCERQCETTKVSVLLGFDMLALKNVKHELIFEERKSGVSSTARPGGLKSGTPNTDQNKQCETLNCTLKLSTCTETISIDSDSEPEDSPAENGNVDMNPHTNEKFQEAANLTEDTECVMRDGPSKEKESSLQDGKANAWMTFC; this is encoded by the exons ATGTATCAGCTCCCAGTCAATAACCTTACAAGAATCAGGAGAGCtagaaaacaagtgaaaaaagCACTTGGAGACATCGGACTAGAGTTCTGCAAGGAAGCAGCAGAG GAGTTTAAAGACTTTTGCCCTGATGAGCAATTTGTAAAGGGCACTCTTTGCCTTGATATCTGTGGATGGGATCCAGCATACTCTAAAACACAG GAATACAGATCAAAACCATTTTGCTGCACAGAATGCCCATTTTCCTCCAAGTACTACTCAGGCTACAAGAATCATTTCCGCAATGTACACAGGAAAATCTTTGACAGTAAAATTCTGCTCAACTGTCCATACTGCACATTCTCTGCAAGCAAGAGAACTTTGGAGACGCATGTTAAAATATTCCACATCCCCAAGTCAACGAGGCATAACCATGGGGGCTCACAGGGAACTGTGCTGcaaaagaaggacaaaaaatTTATTGATAGAGCCAGACAGGTAGATGGTGTTGAGAGAGCAATGTATTTTTGCAAAAAATGCACGTTCCGGGACACACTATACAATGTTGTGAGAAGGCACATCTACAGGGAACATTTTCAGCATATTGTGTCTCCGTATCTCGGTATGGTTTCCGAATCATCTGTCAAAAATGGTGCTAATACTGTTAATGGTAACAATATCCTCTGTAAACGCTGCCAGTTTTCCACTCGTAGCTATGAGGCTCTAGTACAACATGTAATAGAGTACCACGAGCGGATTGGTGCTCAAGTTACCACAATGATTGGACATGCTAATATCATTGTGTCCAGGCCTCAAACCTTACCAGTCGTGTGTCCAAAGGCCCCTGTGATTCTTGGCAGGGGCCTTAGAGTTGAGCCAGCAGCCCAACCAGTGATTGGCTATTTAAAGCCAGCGGTCCCAGTCGCTAGAAATCAGTCTCCCATTGTAGCCAAACAGGGTCGTGTCCCAGTTGCTGCCAACAGCACTGTGGCTGAAAATAATGCTACCGGTGTAAACACAGCCCAGACACAGAAATGGAAGATATGTACAGTTTGTAATGAGCTTTTTCCCGAAAACCTTTATAGTGCTCATTTTGAGAGTGCACACAAAGCGAAGAAAGTGTGGGCACTGGCCAAGTACATCATGAAAATCCACAATTTCACGAGCAAGTGTTTGCTTTGCAACCGATATCTTCCCAGTGACACACTACTTAACCATATGCTAATCCATGGGCTCACCTGCCCACAATGCCACTCTGCTTTTCACAGTGTTGAAAAAATCATGGAGCATGTGGCTCAGGCTCACCCTGATGACTTTGTTGGACCCCCTGGTGCGTCACCACTAACTTTTGATCTCACCATTAAGCAAGATAAGTCTAGTAATGTTCAGCTCGTTGTTCTCACTTTTAACATGAAGGAATCTATCAATGGTCAAGATCAGTCTACACCAGCTCCGAATAGTACCCAACCACTGGCCAAGCTACCTGCTCCAAGAATAATTGAGAAAAGTGAACCACTTATAAGTTTCCCTTCCACTCCCAAAAGTGAGGTGGGAAAGACGCTGTGTCCGCTGTGTTTCACTATCCTAAAAGGTCCCATTTCTGAGGCTTTGGCCATGCATCTGAGGGAGCGACACCAGGTGCTCCAAACCATGCATCCTGttgaaaaaaagatgacataTAAGTGTATTCATTGCTTAGGAGTGTACACCAGTAACATGGTGGCCTCCACAATAACACTGCATCTTGTGCAGTGCAGAGCTGTAGGTAGGAGCCAGGCAAGCCAAGGTTTCAAGTCTGCCTTGACTCTCAACTCATCAGGGGCTGGCTTCCTCAAGAGGCAGCCACCAACACCAGCCTTGTCAAATGCCAAGAGAATAAAACTGGGAAAAGATTCAAAGACTTCAACACCTACTGCTGGAAATCCAGGTGATTCTGATGGCCTTGCTCTGGATCCGAGAAGCTATGAACACAAGACATATGAGGCCAGGAAAGAATTCCTGACAGCCTACTTCAACCGACGGCCATACCTTTCTCctcaggaagaggaaaagctATCTGCAAGTCTGTGGCTGTGGAAATCCGACATTTCTAGTCACTTTGAAAACAAGCGAAGGATGTGTGAGAGACAGTGTGAAACCACGAAAGTCTCAGTGCTGCTTGGCTTCGACATGCTTGCTCTGAAGAATGTTAAGCATGAATTAATCTTTGAAGAGCGCAAGAGTGGGGTCTCCTCGACGGCAAGACCTGGAGGCCTCAAGTCTGGCACTCCCAACActgaccaaaacaaacagtgtgaaaCACTAAACTGTACTTTAAAACTTAGCACATGCACAGAGACTATTTCAATTGACTCAGACAGTGAACCAGAAGATTCACCTGCTGAGAATGGAAATGTTGATATGaacccacacacaaatgaaaaattccAAGAGGCAGCAAATTTAACAGAAGATACTGAGTGTGTGATGAGAGACGGCCCCTCTAAAGAGAAGGAGAGCTCTTTGCAAGATGGTAAAGCAAATGCTTGGATGACTTTCTGTTAG
- the LOC115043799 gene encoding bcl-2-like protein 1: MSYSNRELVEFFIHSKLPLASLLRPEDAGGQTEGDKANSAARNGLPVISGSMLSYTRTPPPPPCDIEAVKEALRDSTDEFEFLFRQAFSDLSSQLDITSDTVYQSFETVMDEVFKDGINWGRIVALFAFGGELCVECVEKNMSEMVPSIAEWMTIYLDLHIRPWIETQGGWDCFAEIFGQNSAATARRSQEAARRWLLVGVALLTGVLMGVLIAKKQ, from the exons ATGTCGTACAGCAACAGAGAGCTGGTGGAGTTCTTCATACACTCCAAACTGCCTCTGGCCTCGCTGCTGAGGCCAGAGGATGCTggtggacagactgaaggagaCAAGGCCAACTCAGCTGCTAGGAATGGCCTACCTGTCATCAGTGGGAGCATGCTGAGTTACACTaggacccccccacccccaccatgTGACATTGAAGCTGTAAAGGAAGCTCTTAGGGACTCTACTGATGAGTTTGAATTCCTCTTCAGGCAAGCATTTAGTGACCTTTCCTCACAGCTTGACATCACTTCTGACACAGTCTACCAGAGCTTCGAGACCGTGATGGATGAGGTGTTCAAGGATGGCATCAACTGGGGGCGGATAGTGGCCCTGTTTGCCTTTGGGGGTGAACTTTGTGTGGAATGTGTTGAGAAGAATATGAGTGAGATGGTTCCCAGCATTGCAGAGTGGATGACCATATACTTGGATTTGCACATCCGTCCATGGATCGAGACGCAAGGAGGCTGG GACTGCTTTGCTGAGATTTTTGGGCAGAACTCCGCTGCAACAGCGAGGAGATCTCAGGAGGCTGCGAGGAGGTGGCTGCTAGTTGGAGTGGCGCTGCTGACAGGAGTGCTGATGGGTGTGCTCATTGCTAAGAAACAGTGA
- the gata1a gene encoding GATA binding protein 1a, protein MEDSSEQSHWVSPALLSSDPLSFSAEPGLLPPGEDGEAYFSSQDAEYTGLPSFFSNPSRAPSTYRHSSVRQMFTSPSLISNLQMLDGTANHSLSSPYNPPASSWSSSTLTKASLHSHTPTSLYTPGVTSSFTTSRDGYASPGRDGRESPRLQEALKAERLSPLGGSGSSSSFLNLTPAAGNVYTPSTHSHPHMLSPYSSYMTSPQEYSSAALYSSSGAWISPSYSPKLRNKMRISTPEARECVNCGATATPLWRRDGTGHYLCNACGLYHKMNGQNRPLIRPKKRLIVSKRAGTMCANCHTSTTTLWRRNANGEPVCNACGLYFKLHNVNRPLTMKKDGIQTRNRKVSNKNKKGKKAVMLEQFTEVTQPSSMDDNGGPFSLGPGTLLTYSHAPHLIPPPSPLHPSASLPYTHHLNTGMVPTLV, encoded by the exons ATGGAGGATTCCTCAGAGCAGTCCCACTGGGTGTCTCCAGCCCTGCTCAGCTCAGATCCACTCAGTTTCTCCGCTGAGCCTGGCCTGTTGCCTCCAGGGGAAGATGGGGAGGCCTACTTTTCCAGCCAGGATGCAGAGTACACTGGCCTGCCCTCGTTTTTCTCTAACCCAAGCCGGGCACCTTCCACTTACAGACACAGCTCGG TTCGACAGATGTTCACCTCACCCAGCCTCATCAGTAACCTCCAGATGCTGGACGGGACTGCCAACCACTCTCTGAGCTCCCCCTACAACCCCCCAGCCAGCAGTTGGAGCAGCAGTACTCTCACCAAGGCATCGCTGCACTCACACACCCCAACTTCCCTCTATACACCCGGAGTCACCTCCTCCTTTACAACCTCCAGAGATGGATACGCTTCTCCGGGCAGAGATGGCAGGGAGAGCCCCCGGCTTCAGGAGGCCCTAAAGGCAGAGCGCCTGAGTCCTCTGGGGGGGTCAGGatccagcagcagctttctgaATCTGACTCCTGCTGCTGGGAATGTATACACACCATCAACCCACTCCCATCCACACATGCTGAGCCCCTACAGCTCATACATGACCAGTCCACAGGAGTACAGCTCTGCTGCACTCTACTCCAGCTCCGGGGCCTGGATCAGCCCCTCATACTCTCCTAAGCTCCGCAACAAGATGAGGATATCCACTCCAG AGGCCAGAGAGTGTGTCAACTGTGGAGCCACAGCCACCCCTTTGTGGCGTCGCGATGGTACAGGCCACTACCTGTGCAATGCATGTGGACTGTACCATAAGATGAATGGTCAAAACAGACCTCTCATCCGACCCAAGAAAAGACTG attgtcAGTAAGCGGGCAGGTACAATGTGCGCCAACTGTCACACCAGCACAACAACCCTGTGGAGACGCAACGCCAATGGAGAGCCTGTGTGTAATGCATGTGGACTCTACTTTAAACTGCACAAT GTCAATCGGCCCCTCACCATGAAGAAGGACGGCATTCAAACGCGCAACAGAAAAGTCTCCAACAAGAACAAGAAGGGGAAGAAGGCAGTCATGTTGGAGCAGTTCACAGAGGTCACTCAGCCATCTTCAATGGATGACAATGGCGGGCCCTTTTCCCTTGGCCCTGGGACTCTCCTGACTTATAGTCATGCACCACACCTCATCCCACCACCATCCCCCTTGCACCCCTCTGCCTCCCTACCCTACACACACCACCTAAACACCGGCATGGTGCCCACACTGGTATAA
- the LOC115043315 gene encoding ras-related protein rab7 isoform X2, with product MCRHYTNSARLKNLEGGKVLLHEQICQSPLHQHVPEHRGDRLPLQERQHGRRSGHPAGASSARLCWEYLCCHIWDTAGTERFQSLGTPLYRGAHCCMLVFDVTSKDSFSALEGWRKEFLVQADLDDPSDFPFIVLGNKTDLSNREVSGSRARQWSEDIGAEYFEGSAKEDLDVEKPFLRVAQRGLQQIHYSLQYKKHTLENTGHFQITCKQPTETRNTCEC from the exons ATGTGTCGACACTACACAAACTCAGCCAGGCTGAAGAACCTGGAG GGTGGGAAAGTCCTCCTTCATGAACAGATATGTCAATCACCGCTTCACCAGCATGTACCGGAGCACCGTGGGGACAGACTTCCTCTCCAGGAGCGTCAGCACGGACGGAGGTCCGGTCACCCTGCAGGTGCCTCCTCTGCCCGGCTGTGTTGGGAGTATTTGTGTTGTCAC atctGGGACACAGCTGGCACAGAGAGGTTCCAGTCTCTGGGCACACCACTCTACAGGGGAGCTCACTGTTGCATGCTGGTCTTTGATGTCACATCCAAAGACAGTTTCTCTGCCTTGGAGGGTTGGAGGAAGGAGTTCCTGGTCCAAGCCGACCTCGATGACCCCTCCGACTTCCCCTTCATTGTTCTGGGAAACAAGACGGACCTGAGTAACAGGGAG GTGTCAGGCAGCAGAGCTAGGCAGTGGAGTGAAGATATTGGAGCCGAGTACTTCGAAGGAAGTGCTAAAGAAGATTTAGATGTGGAAAAGCCATTTCTGAGAGTGGCTCAGAGAGGCTTACAACAG ATACATTACTCCCTACagtacaaaaaacacacattggaAAATACAGGACATTTCCAGATAACCTGCAAACAGCCGACAGAAACTCGCAACACCTGTGAGTGCTGA
- the LOC115043315 gene encoding ras-related protein rab7 isoform X1 has protein sequence MGLCVPVERTVKMNEGKCPVTLKVILIGNSGVGKSSFMNRYVNHRFTSMYRSTVGTDFLSRSVSTDGGPVTLQIWDTAGTERFQSLGTPLYRGAHCCMLVFDVTSKDSFSALEGWRKEFLVQADLDDPSDFPFIVLGNKTDLSNREVSGSRARQWSEDIGAEYFEGSAKEDLDVEKPFLRVAQRGLQQIHYSLQYKKHTLENTGHFQITCKQPTETRNTCEC, from the exons ATGGGACTATGTGTCCCGGTGGAAAGAACAGTGAAGATGAACGAAGGGAAATGTCCGGTGACCCTGAAGGTGATCCTCATAGGAAACTCCGG GGTGGGAAAGTCCTCCTTCATGAACAGATATGTCAATCACCGCTTCACCAGCATGTACCGGAGCACCGTGGGGACAGACTTCCTCTCCAGGAGCGTCAGCACGGACGGAGGTCCGGTCACCCTGCAG atctGGGACACAGCTGGCACAGAGAGGTTCCAGTCTCTGGGCACACCACTCTACAGGGGAGCTCACTGTTGCATGCTGGTCTTTGATGTCACATCCAAAGACAGTTTCTCTGCCTTGGAGGGTTGGAGGAAGGAGTTCCTGGTCCAAGCCGACCTCGATGACCCCTCCGACTTCCCCTTCATTGTTCTGGGAAACAAGACGGACCTGAGTAACAGGGAG GTGTCAGGCAGCAGAGCTAGGCAGTGGAGTGAAGATATTGGAGCCGAGTACTTCGAAGGAAGTGCTAAAGAAGATTTAGATGTGGAAAAGCCATTTCTGAGAGTGGCTCAGAGAGGCTTACAACAG ATACATTACTCCCTACagtacaaaaaacacacattggaAAATACAGGACATTTCCAGATAACCTGCAAACAGCCGACAGAAACTCGCAACACCTGTGAGTGCTGA
- the LOC115043315 gene encoding ras-related protein rab7 isoform X3 — protein sequence MGLCVPVERTVKMNEGKCPVTLKVILIGNSGVGKSSFMNRYVNHRFTSMYRSTVGTDFLSRSVSTDGGPVTLQIWDTAGTERFQSLGTPLYRGAHCCMLVFDVTSKDSFSALEGWRKEFLVQADLDDPSDFPFIVLGNKTDLSNREVSGSRARQWSEDIGAEYFEGSAKEDLDVEKPFLRVAQRGLQQYKKHTLENTGHFQITCKQPTETRNTCEC from the exons ATGGGACTATGTGTCCCGGTGGAAAGAACAGTGAAGATGAACGAAGGGAAATGTCCGGTGACCCTGAAGGTGATCCTCATAGGAAACTCCGG GGTGGGAAAGTCCTCCTTCATGAACAGATATGTCAATCACCGCTTCACCAGCATGTACCGGAGCACCGTGGGGACAGACTTCCTCTCCAGGAGCGTCAGCACGGACGGAGGTCCGGTCACCCTGCAG atctGGGACACAGCTGGCACAGAGAGGTTCCAGTCTCTGGGCACACCACTCTACAGGGGAGCTCACTGTTGCATGCTGGTCTTTGATGTCACATCCAAAGACAGTTTCTCTGCCTTGGAGGGTTGGAGGAAGGAGTTCCTGGTCCAAGCCGACCTCGATGACCCCTCCGACTTCCCCTTCATTGTTCTGGGAAACAAGACGGACCTGAGTAACAGGGAG GTGTCAGGCAGCAGAGCTAGGCAGTGGAGTGAAGATATTGGAGCCGAGTACTTCGAAGGAAGTGCTAAAGAAGATTTAGATGTGGAAAAGCCATTTCTGAGAGTGGCTCAGAGAGGCTTACAACAG tacaaaaaacacacattggaAAATACAGGACATTTCCAGATAACCTGCAAACAGCCGACAGAAACTCGCAACACCTGTGAGTGCTGA
- the LOC115043315 gene encoding ras-related protein rab7 isoform X4 yields MNRYVNHRFTSMYRSTVGTDFLSRSVSTDGGPVTLQIWDTAGTERFQSLGTPLYRGAHCCMLVFDVTSKDSFSALEGWRKEFLVQADLDDPSDFPFIVLGNKTDLSNREVSGSRARQWSEDIGAEYFEGSAKEDLDVEKPFLRVAQRGLQQIHYSLQYKKHTLENTGHFQITCKQPTETRNTCEC; encoded by the exons ATGAACAGATATGTCAATCACCGCTTCACCAGCATGTACCGGAGCACCGTGGGGACAGACTTCCTCTCCAGGAGCGTCAGCACGGACGGAGGTCCGGTCACCCTGCAG atctGGGACACAGCTGGCACAGAGAGGTTCCAGTCTCTGGGCACACCACTCTACAGGGGAGCTCACTGTTGCATGCTGGTCTTTGATGTCACATCCAAAGACAGTTTCTCTGCCTTGGAGGGTTGGAGGAAGGAGTTCCTGGTCCAAGCCGACCTCGATGACCCCTCCGACTTCCCCTTCATTGTTCTGGGAAACAAGACGGACCTGAGTAACAGGGAG GTGTCAGGCAGCAGAGCTAGGCAGTGGAGTGAAGATATTGGAGCCGAGTACTTCGAAGGAAGTGCTAAAGAAGATTTAGATGTGGAAAAGCCATTTCTGAGAGTGGCTCAGAGAGGCTTACAACAG ATACATTACTCCCTACagtacaaaaaacacacattggaAAATACAGGACATTTCCAGATAACCTGCAAACAGCCGACAGAAACTCGCAACACCTGTGAGTGCTGA